One part of the Mariniblastus fucicola genome encodes these proteins:
- a CDS encoding AAA family ATPase, whose translation MSDIDPAIEAIRQAVKLAPGNVELITHLCNVLMEHGKHEDAESEYRNALRQQPSSETLQLGLARCYYLQGKNSHAMSILETLESQDRMFPKAMVLHAKLLFRDGDVSSAVARYKDAIDRDPESEDADFASLLGIGNWNADSEEEIVDGRIRAGVSEEVDSLDTNIERPKLSFSDVGGMESVKEDIRLKIIYPLEHAEMYAAYGKKIGGGILLYGAPGCGKTHLARATAGEVKATFISVGISDVLDMWIGNSERNLAEIFDRARANAPCVLFFDEVDALGASRSDMRQSAGRHLINQFLSEMDGVDKSNDGLLIIGATNAPWHIDTAFRRPGRFDQVIFVPPPDAVAREEILKMQLAGKPQEAKLDLGKVATKLADFSGADLMAVVDRTVEAKLQDAIKSGRPSPISTKDLLATAKRATATTREWFATARNHALYSNQGGTYDDILSYLKIKT comes from the coding sequence ATGAGCGATATCGACCCGGCGATCGAAGCCATTCGCCAGGCAGTCAAACTTGCACCCGGAAACGTGGAACTGATCACGCATCTTTGCAACGTGCTGATGGAACACGGCAAACATGAAGACGCCGAATCCGAATATCGAAATGCACTGCGTCAGCAACCTTCCAGCGAAACGTTGCAGCTTGGTCTGGCACGTTGTTACTACTTGCAGGGAAAAAATTCGCACGCGATGTCGATTCTGGAAACGCTGGAATCACAAGACCGAATGTTCCCAAAGGCGATGGTCCTGCATGCCAAACTGCTTTTTCGAGACGGCGATGTATCGTCCGCAGTTGCACGCTACAAAGACGCCATCGATCGCGATCCAGAAAGCGAAGACGCTGACTTCGCCAGCCTGTTGGGCATCGGAAACTGGAACGCTGACAGTGAAGAAGAAATCGTCGATGGACGAATCCGGGCCGGCGTCAGCGAAGAGGTCGACTCGTTGGACACAAACATCGAACGGCCAAAGCTCAGCTTTTCCGATGTTGGCGGCATGGAAAGCGTCAAAGAGGACATTCGCCTAAAGATCATTTATCCGCTTGAACACGCCGAGATGTACGCGGCTTATGGAAAGAAAATTGGCGGCGGGATCCTGCTCTACGGAGCACCCGGTTGCGGCAAAACGCATCTGGCCCGGGCGACTGCCGGCGAAGTCAAAGCCACGTTCATCTCGGTCGGCATTAGCGACGTCCTCGACATGTGGATCGGCAACAGCGAGCGAAATCTTGCCGAGATCTTCGATCGGGCCAGAGCTAACGCACCCTGCGTCCTGTTTTTCGATGAAGTCGATGCTCTTGGAGCGAGCCGATCCGACATGCGGCAAAGTGCTGGGCGTCATCTGATCAACCAGTTTTTGTCCGAGATGGATGGCGTCGACAAATCCAATGATGGACTACTGATCATCGGCGCTACGAATGCTCCCTGGCATATCGATACAGCGTTTCGTCGTCCAGGGCGATTCGACCAGGTGATCTTTGTGCCGCCGCCGGACGCTGTGGCTCGGGAAGAGATTCTTAAAATGCAGCTCGCGGGCAAGCCACAGGAAGCAAAACTGGATCTTGGAAAAGTCGCGACCAAGCTGGCTGACTTTTCAGGCGCCGACCTTATGGCGGTTGTGGACCGGACGGTTGAAGCAAAACTTCAGGACGCCATCAAATCTGGTCGCCCGTCACCGATATCGACGAAAGACTTGCTGGCTACGGCCAAGCGTGCGACCGCGACGACCCGGGAGTGGTTTGCCACGGCTCGCAATCACGCTCTATACTCAAACCAGGGTGGGACCTACGACGACATTTTGAGCTATCTGAAAATCAAAACATAA
- a CDS encoding DMT family transporter, which yields MQPEEKSGQWRGRLLVIAAAVLWSSSGFFAKAPIFADWPIETRGVTLTFWRAFFASLMLIFFVRKIQWTTRLLPMVATFALMNWTYMSAMVHCEASLAIWLQYTAPAWVFLFSWLFWKEKPEPRNWILLGFAAVGVGVILWAEITGASFRGVQFGLASAVFFAGVIVCLRGLRDIDAAWLVFLNHAVTAVLFSPSVLTNEATWPSGSQWIYLALFGMLQMGLPYVLFARGLRTVSSHEASGLSLLEPVLVPLWVFFAWRSAVDYQFPATTTLIGAALILFGLLASLDWPRKRGTNSKN from the coding sequence GTGCAACCAGAGGAAAAATCAGGCCAATGGCGAGGCCGACTGCTGGTCATCGCCGCGGCGGTACTGTGGAGTTCCAGTGGCTTTTTCGCCAAGGCTCCGATCTTTGCGGATTGGCCGATCGAAACTCGCGGCGTCACGCTGACATTTTGGCGAGCATTCTTTGCTTCGTTGATGCTGATCTTTTTCGTAAGGAAGATTCAGTGGACGACGCGACTGCTGCCGATGGTCGCGACGTTCGCGTTGATGAATTGGACTTACATGAGTGCCATGGTGCACTGCGAAGCGTCATTGGCGATTTGGTTGCAGTACACCGCTCCGGCTTGGGTGTTTCTGTTTTCGTGGCTATTCTGGAAGGAAAAACCGGAGCCCAGAAACTGGATACTGTTAGGTTTCGCAGCGGTCGGCGTCGGAGTCATCCTGTGGGCAGAAATTACCGGAGCATCATTCAGGGGAGTCCAGTTTGGTTTGGCGTCTGCGGTCTTCTTTGCCGGCGTGATCGTCTGTCTGCGCGGGCTGCGCGACATCGATGCGGCCTGGTTGGTGTTCCTGAATCACGCCGTCACAGCGGTACTGTTTTCACCCAGTGTCCTGACCAACGAGGCCACGTGGCCGAGCGGTTCACAGTGGATCTACCTGGCCCTGTTTGGGATGCTGCAAATGGGATTGCCGTACGTCCTGTTTGCTCGCGGCCTGCGTACGGTCTCCAGCCATGAGGCCAGCGGCCTTTCGTTGCTCGAACCGGTTCTGGTGCCGTTGTGGGTGTTCTTTGCCTGGCGAAGCGCAGTCGACTATCAGTTTCCCGCAACCACAACGCTGATCGGCGCCGCTCTGATTTTGTTTGGACTGTTGGCCAGCCTCGACTGGCCACGCAAAAGGGGCACAAATTCGAAAAATTGA
- a CDS encoding OPT family oligopeptide transporter: MSNDNPFSTPTEPGKSPAIASLVNRPEITVRVIVLGLILSVVMGAANVYVGLKAGMTVSASIPAAVMAMLLFRLLFKNSSILEANQVQTCASAGESLAAGIIFTMPAMILIGYWDSFDFWTITIIAFTGGLLGILFMIPMRKVFVVDNDELKYPEGIACAAVLQAGEDGADDGAAQSLIAGGILGGLFKFVGGFLALLSSSLETATISGSRIFYFGGDLSPMLVAVGLIVRLNVAILIFIGGAIAWLIAIPMIGGGDPTAEASAVDQAYGIWNAKIRYFGVGAMVVGGFASLISVRHGLMAAIKHITSGDGTDNDDASQRDIPTFAILLLGLLCVGLLAMVNYWFTQAPGITVLATIIMLVMGFFFTAVASYIVGLVGNSNSPVSGMTITAVLVAGAMLYLFNYSGTEGMVATLGVAAIVCCIACTSGDVCNDLKTGSIVGASPFRQQIMQILGVFVAAFVMAPILTLLHENTPDGLGIGGRDLPAPQAGLFASLAEGFFGDGELAWDMVGYGAILGVVILGIDEYLKRSGAKFRAYLMPIAVGMYLPFGLATPILIGGLIAWFYTRGKAEEEHESILHRGVLFASGVIAGEALTAVGIAAFAAFGMKALDLGQTPGVTNVLSISAAVLAVVAFFVMSRPKK, translated from the coding sequence ATGAGCAACGACAATCCATTTTCTACGCCGACCGAACCGGGCAAGTCGCCTGCGATAGCTTCACTGGTCAACCGACCTGAGATCACCGTTCGCGTGATTGTTCTGGGTTTGATCCTGTCCGTCGTGATGGGTGCCGCGAATGTTTATGTTGGGCTCAAAGCCGGCATGACGGTGTCGGCGTCGATCCCGGCGGCCGTGATGGCGATGCTGCTGTTTCGATTGCTGTTCAAAAATTCGTCGATCCTCGAAGCCAATCAGGTGCAGACCTGTGCGTCGGCTGGCGAATCGCTGGCGGCCGGAATCATTTTCACAATGCCGGCGATGATTCTGATCGGCTATTGGGACAGCTTCGATTTTTGGACCATCACCATCATCGCTTTCACCGGAGGACTGCTGGGGATTCTGTTCATGATCCCGATGCGGAAAGTTTTCGTGGTCGACAATGATGAACTGAAATATCCCGAAGGTATCGCCTGCGCGGCGGTCCTGCAAGCCGGAGAAGACGGCGCTGACGATGGTGCAGCTCAAAGCTTGATCGCCGGAGGAATTCTTGGCGGACTGTTCAAGTTTGTCGGTGGATTTCTGGCGTTGCTCAGCAGCAGTCTGGAAACGGCAACGATCTCCGGTTCTCGAATCTTTTATTTTGGAGGCGACCTGTCTCCGATGCTCGTTGCCGTCGGACTGATCGTGAGGCTCAATGTTGCCATCCTGATCTTCATCGGTGGCGCAATTGCCTGGCTGATTGCAATTCCAATGATCGGCGGAGGTGACCCCACGGCCGAAGCAAGCGCCGTCGATCAAGCCTACGGAATCTGGAACGCCAAGATTCGCTATTTCGGCGTCGGCGCCATGGTCGTTGGCGGTTTCGCATCGTTAATCTCTGTGCGTCACGGGCTGATGGCCGCGATCAAGCATATCACCTCCGGCGACGGCACAGACAATGACGACGCCTCGCAACGCGACATTCCGACGTTCGCAATTTTGCTTCTTGGTCTGCTGTGTGTCGGTTTGCTGGCCATGGTCAACTACTGGTTTACACAAGCCCCCGGAATCACAGTTCTTGCAACCATCATCATGCTGGTGATGGGTTTCTTTTTCACTGCCGTCGCGAGTTATATCGTCGGCCTGGTCGGTAACTCGAACAGCCCTGTTTCCGGCATGACGATCACGGCCGTTCTGGTAGCCGGTGCGATGCTGTATTTGTTCAACTACTCGGGCACCGAAGGCATGGTGGCGACGTTGGGAGTTGCCGCCATCGTCTGCTGTATTGCCTGTACCAGCGGCGATGTTTGCAATGACTTGAAAACGGGTTCGATCGTCGGGGCGTCTCCGTTTCGGCAACAGATCATGCAAATCCTTGGCGTTTTCGTGGCCGCATTTGTGATGGCACCGATCCTGACGCTGCTGCATGAAAACACACCGGACGGACTTGGAATCGGTGGCCGTGATCTTCCAGCGCCACAAGCCGGCCTGTTCGCCAGTTTGGCCGAGGGATTTTTCGGTGACGGTGAACTTGCGTGGGACATGGTCGGCTACGGCGCGATCCTTGGCGTCGTGATCCTGGGGATCGACGAATATCTCAAACGCAGCGGAGCAAAGTTTCGTGCTTACCTGATGCCGATCGCCGTTGGAATGTACTTGCCGTTCGGGTTGGCGACTCCGATCCTGATCGGTGGACTGATCGCCTGGTTCTACACTCGCGGCAAGGCAGAAGAAGAACATGAGTCAATCCTGCACCGTGGGGTTCTGTTTGCGTCTGGCGTGATCGCCGGTGAAGCTTTGACTGCCGTGGGAATCGCAGCGTTTGCAGCATTCGGAATGAAAGCGTTGGATCTTGGTCAGACGCCTGGCGTCACCAACGTGTTGTCGATCAGTGCAGCCGTTTTGGCGGTTGTTGCGTTCTTCGTCATGAGCCGTCCGAAGAAATAG
- a CDS encoding M56 family metallopeptidase, translating into MSFFTLESSFCWNVVTALAHSIWIGCVIGIFAWAANYFLSGRSPNWRYWLNFTALLAFAALLPVVFFLQPDSTPVALAARIGIETGSAESASPTSVEFPNSEIVAQSTTRELASPSVAETNTLNANQSDGRFVLPAWLIHSIAFGYLLGVCLMCSRLSCAVRSSQRTLATSWAISDQAILQPFERALASFTLRCKPAIAESGKIVVPMVAGFLRPVVLLPASIVSELSPEEIESVLRHELAHLYRYDHVLIVVQRLVESILFFHPVTWYLSRRIHEEREHCCDELAVATGVSRIEYANTLLKDAEHALARAEAESSRPEPVVLAADGNRPSKLHGRIARLLAADRAKPATGHKLLRCLAGLLIVSAVWVAGQAFANSELANDDGQAEAQVEAQVDDDSDIATELIEVLKKGRENVDAVKTGHIRFKNFAKGSVGGTLNPDDCEAIVEKLSPIDSPRKMKMLVEQLADFSAGEKSIPGDDVELHFDQHRTRESINRMGQKGKTDIHITDQNLSLRWDAANYQMDILPVNKRVYHQFKKHEFLKSVLPIGGSPFIEETKKRLRSAEIARTDSGFLVKQKLGKNNQSPDHEIRISETSGLPIYEYIEGQHGPTIRYWLDWKTYPDGILFPGTVIKLGFKEYRLGFLSVQRVESARFNIDLADHLFVMSAPAGANVIRDGNHFGVMKEDVFDVTSEAELKAGRDARSKRELSAEEKRGVIAARELYSLKDGEVLKRIGPPFPLAQKYVRQMLKLDPDRRRAPQDTSRILEWSENGDISFRHFYRGGVFKVRQLAEQIFQLHSSAIEGDPNLLNAKISGDFVVRAGASREELESAFRKMLETEFQSKMKVETVKVDRPLYVASGSLTLNFEDGQKEVSVNAGPSEKSYPEMIQSGDVKSFLSSLSEYINCSIAMGEISNDDQKFTWSERAYGLEDHAPEDRFDFRIENVLEIVSQQTGLTFEKRSSPKSILTIQRRGD; encoded by the coding sequence ATGTCATTCTTCACGCTTGAGTCATCGTTTTGCTGGAATGTCGTCACCGCATTGGCTCACTCGATCTGGATCGGGTGCGTCATAGGAATCTTTGCGTGGGCCGCGAACTATTTCCTGAGCGGTCGATCGCCGAACTGGCGCTACTGGCTGAACTTTACCGCCCTGTTGGCTTTCGCGGCTTTGTTGCCAGTCGTGTTTTTTCTACAGCCCGATTCGACTCCGGTTGCACTTGCTGCTCGGATCGGTATCGAAACAGGATCGGCAGAATCTGCGTCGCCAACAAGCGTTGAGTTTCCCAATTCAGAGATCGTTGCTCAGTCGACGACAAGGGAACTTGCATCGCCTTCGGTTGCTGAAACCAATACGCTGAACGCCAATCAATCCGACGGCAGGTTCGTTCTACCGGCGTGGTTGATCCATTCGATCGCCTTCGGGTATCTGCTGGGCGTGTGCCTGATGTGCTCTCGGTTGTCGTGTGCAGTCCGAAGCAGTCAACGAACACTCGCGACCTCCTGGGCGATTTCAGATCAGGCAATATTGCAACCGTTTGAACGTGCACTTGCTTCGTTTACTCTGCGATGCAAGCCGGCGATCGCTGAGTCCGGAAAGATCGTTGTCCCGATGGTTGCCGGGTTCCTGCGACCGGTCGTGTTGCTGCCAGCTTCCATCGTGTCGGAGCTCTCTCCTGAGGAAATCGAATCGGTGTTGCGTCACGAGTTGGCTCATCTTTATCGCTACGACCATGTGTTGATTGTTGTGCAGCGGCTCGTCGAATCGATTCTGTTTTTTCATCCGGTCACGTGGTACCTGAGTCGACGAATTCACGAGGAACGTGAGCATTGTTGCGACGAACTGGCGGTGGCGACGGGCGTTAGCCGCATTGAATACGCGAACACGTTGCTGAAAGACGCCGAGCATGCACTGGCTCGCGCGGAAGCCGAATCGAGCCGCCCTGAACCGGTTGTCCTCGCAGCCGACGGGAATCGTCCGTCAAAACTTCACGGCCGAATCGCGAGGCTGTTGGCAGCAGATCGGGCGAAACCAGCCACCGGGCACAAACTGCTGCGTTGTCTCGCCGGTTTGCTGATCGTTTCAGCCGTTTGGGTCGCTGGCCAGGCCTTCGCAAACAGCGAACTTGCCAACGACGACGGCCAGGCGGAAGCCCAAGTCGAGGCCCAAGTCGACGACGACTCTGACATCGCCACAGAACTGATCGAAGTACTGAAAAAGGGTCGCGAAAATGTAGATGCGGTGAAGACGGGTCACATTCGATTCAAAAATTTCGCAAAAGGATCCGTGGGCGGAACGTTGAATCCAGATGACTGTGAGGCGATCGTTGAGAAACTTTCACCCATCGATAGTCCGCGGAAAATGAAAATGCTTGTCGAGCAACTTGCTGACTTTTCGGCAGGAGAGAAATCAATCCCAGGCGATGACGTTGAGCTCCATTTTGATCAACATCGAACACGCGAGTCCATCAATCGAATGGGGCAGAAGGGCAAAACGGATATCCACATTACGGATCAGAATCTCTCTCTGCGATGGGACGCTGCCAACTATCAGATGGACATTTTGCCTGTCAACAAACGGGTCTACCACCAATTCAAGAAACACGAGTTTCTCAAATCGGTTTTGCCAATTGGCGGGAGTCCTTTCATCGAGGAAACCAAAAAGCGTTTACGATCCGCGGAGATTGCTCGCACGGATTCGGGCTTTCTGGTCAAGCAAAAGCTCGGCAAGAACAACCAGTCGCCAGATCATGAAATCAGGATATCGGAAACGAGTGGCCTGCCAATTTATGAGTACATCGAGGGTCAACACGGGCCAACCATTCGCTATTGGCTGGATTGGAAAACATACCCTGACGGCATCCTCTTTCCTGGAACCGTGATTAAACTTGGGTTCAAAGAATATCGACTGGGGTTCCTTTCTGTTCAACGAGTCGAATCTGCGAGGTTCAACATTGATTTGGCGGATCACCTGTTCGTGATGTCTGCTCCCGCCGGGGCCAACGTTATTCGAGACGGCAACCATTTCGGGGTCATGAAAGAAGACGTTTTCGATGTCACGTCAGAGGCGGAGTTGAAAGCTGGCCGTGACGCCAGATCAAAACGCGAACTCTCTGCGGAAGAAAAACGCGGAGTGATCGCTGCAAGGGAACTGTACTCACTAAAGGACGGCGAAGTCCTGAAGCGAATTGGACCTCCGTTTCCTTTGGCGCAGAAATACGTTCGCCAAATGCTAAAACTTGATCCCGATCGACGTCGAGCTCCACAAGACACGTCACGGATTCTGGAATGGAGCGAGAACGGCGACATTTCGTTTCGCCATTTCTACCGCGGAGGCGTTTTCAAGGTTCGACAACTTGCGGAGCAGATATTCCAACTGCATTCGTCTGCAATCGAAGGCGACCCCAATCTGCTGAATGCGAAAATTTCAGGTGACTTCGTGGTTCGCGCCGGAGCATCCAGAGAGGAACTTGAATCTGCGTTTCGCAAAATGCTGGAAACCGAATTTCAGTCGAAGATGAAAGTCGAAACGGTCAAAGTCGATCGGCCGCTTTACGTCGCCAGTGGCTCGTTGACGCTTAACTTTGAGGACGGCCAAAAGGAAGTCAGCGTCAACGCCGGCCCCAGCGAAAAATCGTATCCGGAGATGATTCAAAGCGGAGATGTAAAAAGCTTTCTGAGTTCGTTGTCCGAATACATCAACTGCAGCATCGCCATGGGCGAAATCTCCAACGACGACCAGAAGTTCACGTGGAGCGAACGAGCTTACGGGCTCGAAGACCACGCTCCCGAAGATCGTTTCGACTTCCGTATTGAGAACGTACTGGAAATTGTCAGCCAACAGACGGGTCTAACGTTTGAGAAACGGAGTTCGCCAAAGTCGATCCTGACGATTCAACGTAGGGGCGACTGA
- a CDS encoding BlaI/MecI/CopY family transcriptional regulator produces MARPSSEHPTEAELRILKVLWHESPKTVDEVRQSLADDDRELTHSSVITLMNIMVRKGYLKREKRGRAFEFTPLIEAQSVGRNLLGDLVERVFDGSAHSVMLELLETHDIDSDEIKEIRKLINRIAKEQS; encoded by the coding sequence ATGGCACGTCCTTCTTCTGAACATCCAACCGAAGCGGAGCTGAGGATTTTAAAAGTCCTGTGGCACGAGTCGCCGAAAACGGTGGACGAAGTTCGACAATCCTTGGCCGACGATGATCGCGAGCTAACGCATAGCTCGGTCATCACGCTGATGAACATCATGGTCCGTAAGGGATATCTGAAGCGAGAAAAACGTGGTCGCGCGTTTGAGTTCACTCCGCTGATCGAAGCCCAGAGCGTTGGTCGCAACCTGCTGGGCGATCTGGTGGAACGCGTTTTCGATGGTTCGGCTCATTCGGTGATGCTGGAACTACTCGAAACGCACGACATTGATTCGGACGAAATCAAAGAGATCCGAAAACTGATCAATCGTATCGCGAAGGAGCAAAGCTAA
- a CDS encoding MFS transporter, whose protein sequence is MEASLAAAVFSANLTGPLWSDILTPFNTQTGKTPHMVRSIANAYRDAYGGLPKEVWVLSLALFVNRCGAMVLAFLTLYLTNKLGFTMVEAGGIFSVWGLGSMTGSWLGGKLVKPLGAIRTQIIGLTLAVPSLLLVPLFSSWWGVAGIVYLFSVFSESVRPANGVAVAQFTPPELHTRAFGLQRMAVNLGFSVGPAVGGLLANIDYVWLFVVDGITTGVGAIILLLSFGFRRYSKNKDAAARQKLAEGNQTKGSPLMDGQFVAFLLLMLAIGLVFFQFHATYPKYLEEHYQLDEVMIGLLFSVNTIIIVAVEMLLLNWVRRFSLLRTIGWGGFLACIGFGMLPLGSTYWFCILSMVVITVGEMFMFPLGSGYVAKRSLGRDQGMYMSWYAIMYSTAGTIAPLIGTAAYQRNPHLLWYVSTGVGVFAVAGFYLLSRKVAELKVA, encoded by the coding sequence ATGGAGGCCTCGTTGGCGGCGGCCGTTTTTTCTGCGAACCTGACTGGGCCGTTGTGGTCCGACATTCTTACACCATTCAACACTCAGACAGGAAAGACGCCGCACATGGTTCGCTCGATTGCCAACGCCTATCGAGATGCCTATGGCGGGCTGCCGAAAGAAGTTTGGGTGCTGTCGCTGGCTCTTTTTGTGAACCGCTGCGGAGCGATGGTGTTGGCGTTTCTGACGCTGTATCTGACCAACAAGCTTGGCTTCACGATGGTCGAAGCCGGCGGCATCTTTAGCGTCTGGGGACTCGGTTCGATGACGGGGTCGTGGCTGGGCGGAAAGCTGGTCAAGCCGCTGGGCGCGATTCGCACGCAGATCATTGGGCTGACCCTGGCGGTGCCCAGTCTGTTGTTGGTGCCGCTGTTCAGTTCGTGGTGGGGAGTCGCCGGAATCGTGTACCTGTTCAGCGTTTTCTCTGAATCGGTGCGACCGGCCAATGGCGTTGCCGTCGCCCAGTTCACGCCGCCGGAATTGCATACGCGGGCGTTCGGGTTGCAGCGGATGGCTGTGAATCTTGGGTTCTCCGTTGGGCCTGCGGTGGGAGGCTTGTTGGCGAACATCGACTATGTGTGGTTGTTTGTCGTTGACGGGATCACCACCGGAGTCGGTGCCATCATTTTGCTGCTGAGCTTTGGCTTTCGTCGTTACTCAAAGAACAAGGATGCTGCTGCGAGGCAAAAGCTTGCCGAAGGAAACCAGACGAAGGGCTCGCCGTTGATGGACGGCCAGTTCGTCGCGTTTCTGCTGTTAATGCTGGCGATCGGACTGGTGTTCTTTCAGTTTCACGCCACGTATCCGAAGTACCTTGAGGAGCATTATCAGCTGGACGAGGTCATGATCGGGCTGCTGTTTTCAGTCAACACGATCATCATCGTGGCCGTCGAGATGTTGTTGCTGAACTGGGTCCGGCGGTTTTCGTTGCTGCGAACGATCGGCTGGGGAGGTTTCCTTGCGTGCATCGGATTTGGGATGCTGCCGCTGGGAAGCACCTACTGGTTTTGCATTCTGTCGATGGTCGTCATTACGGTCGGCGAGATGTTCATGTTTCCGCTGGGGTCAGGCTATGTAGCCAAGCGTTCGCTGGGGCGTGATCAGGGAATGTACATGAGTTGGTACGCGATCATGTACTCAACGGCGGGGACGATTGCGCCGCTGATCGGAACGGCGGCGTACCAGCGAAATCCGCACCTGTTGTGGTACGTAAGCACCGGAGTTGGCGTTTTCGCGGTGGCGGGTTTTTACCTGTTGAGCCGCAAGGTGGCGGAACTCAAGGTCGCGTAG
- a CDS encoding DUF1559 family PulG-like putative transporter, with protein MSQYPEAEYATQQKGYHQGPKSTSGLAIGSLVLGVSSFICTIFTGAIAIILGIIALSKISSSNGRLAGNGLAIAGIVTGALGCVWTLIMIGMLLPAVQQVRSAARRTMTMNNMRQMSLANLNHESTYMRFASNISEEDPESGENLSWRVHLLPYLGYQELYNQFKLNEPWDSAHNKSLIGQIPEVFQHPQIQAELPEGYTVFQFAVSPPGTENPALYVQGERGATFGEITDGSSNTIMILETSAAAAVPWTQPKDWQFDPDDPTRGVGDSFPGGFVVTFCDGATSFIDDGIGAQNMKSLVTRSEGDTPNHMAY; from the coding sequence ATGTCGCAATACCCAGAAGCCGAATACGCAACCCAACAGAAGGGCTATCACCAAGGACCGAAATCGACCAGCGGCTTGGCGATCGGAAGCCTGGTGCTCGGTGTTTCCAGCTTCATTTGCACGATCTTCACGGGAGCGATTGCGATCATCCTGGGGATCATCGCGTTGTCAAAGATCTCTTCGAGCAACGGCAGGCTCGCCGGCAACGGGCTGGCGATTGCAGGCATCGTCACTGGGGCACTCGGCTGTGTCTGGACACTGATCATGATCGGGATGCTGCTTCCAGCGGTTCAACAGGTCCGCTCCGCCGCCAGAAGAACGATGACCATGAACAATATGCGACAGATGTCGCTGGCGAACTTGAATCACGAATCGACCTATATGAGGTTCGCCTCAAATATCTCCGAAGAAGATCCGGAATCAGGAGAGAATCTCAGCTGGCGAGTTCACTTGCTACCCTACCTCGGGTACCAAGAGCTTTACAACCAGTTCAAACTCAACGAGCCTTGGGACAGTGCTCACAACAAGTCGCTGATTGGCCAAATTCCTGAAGTGTTTCAACATCCGCAAATCCAGGCTGAACTGCCCGAAGGATATACCGTGTTCCAGTTTGCTGTCTCGCCGCCAGGCACCGAGAACCCCGCGCTGTACGTGCAAGGAGAGCGGGGTGCGACGTTCGGAGAAATCACAGACGGGTCCTCCAACACAATCATGATTCTGGAAACTTCCGCCGCTGCCGCCGTGCCGTGGACTCAGCCCAAGGACTGGCAATTCGATCCAGATGACCCAACTCGCGGCGTAGGCGATTCGTTTCCTGGTGGTTTCGTCGTTACGTTTTGCGATGGAGCGACCAGTTTCATCGATGACGGCATCGGCGCTCAAAACATGAAATCTCTGGTGACTCGTTCAGAAGGTGACACGCCAAACCATATGGCGTACTAG